Proteins encoded in a region of the Natator depressus isolate rNatDep1 chromosome 25, rNatDep2.hap1, whole genome shotgun sequence genome:
- the SF3A2 gene encoding splicing factor 3A subunit 2: MDFQHRPGGKTGSGGVASSSESNRDRRERLRQLALETIDINKDPYFMKNHLGSYECKLCLTLHNNEGSYLAHTQGKKHQTNLARRAAKEAKEAPAQPAPEKVKVEVKKFVKIGRPGYKVTKQRDPEMGQQSLLFQIDYPEIAETIMPRHRFMSAYEQRIEPPDRRWQYLLMAAEPYETIAFKVPSREIDKAEGKFWTHWNRETKQFFLQFHFKMEKPPAPQSIPPGPPAVKRPPPPPLMNGLPPRPPLPDSMPPPPPPPGGMTLPPMPPSGPVPPPAPPQLPPAPGVHPPAPLPPMMRPPLPTEGPGTIPPPPPSN; the protein is encoded by the exons ATGGATTTTCAGCATCGCCCTGGAGGTAAAACTGGGAGTGGAGGCGTAGCCTCATCTTCGGAAAGTAACCGAGACCGCAGAGAGAGGCTTCGGCAGCTGGCTTTGGAAACTATTGACATCAACAAG GATCCTTATTTTATGAAAAATCACTTGGGTTCTTATGAATGCAAACTCTGCCTAACGCTGCACAACAATGAG GGAAGCTATTTAGCACACACCCAGGGGAAAAAGCATCAGACCAATTT GGCTCGCCGCGCTGCCAAGGAAGCTAAAGAAGCCCCTGCCCAACCTGCACCAGAAAAAGTCAAAGTGGAAGTGAAAAAGTTTGTGAAAATTGGACGACCAGGTTATAAAG TGACCAAACAGAGAGATCCAGAAATGGGCCAACAGAGCCTCCTCTTCCAG ATCGATTACCCAGAGATTGCTGAAACCATCATGCCTAGGCATCGGTTCATGTCTGCATATGAGCAAAGGATCGAGCCCCCAGACAGACGTTGGCAATACCTTTTGATGGCAGCAGAGCCCTATGAAACCATTGCTTTCAAG GTGCCAAGCAGAGAAATTGACAAAGCAGAAGGAAAGTTTTGGACCCACTGGAACAGAGAAACCAAACAG TTTTTCCTTCAGTTCCATTTCAAAATGGAgaagcccccagctccccagagcaTTCCTCCTGGACCCCCAGCTGTGAAGAGGCCTCCACCGCCCCCACTGATGAATGGCTTGCCTCCACGACCACCTCTCCCGGACTCCATGCCACCGCCACCACCACCTCCAGGAGGCATGACCTTGCCACCCATGCCTCCCTCTGGACCTGTACCGCCCCCAGCACCACCTCAGCTGCCACCAGCTCCTGGGGTACAtcctcctgctcctctgccccccatGATGAGACCACCTCTTCCCACAGAGGGGCCAGGAActattccccccccacctccttccaaCTGA
- the AMH gene encoding muellerian-inhibiting factor, protein MRPVLGVALLCLLLLLPSAALPREGGVGGGLSPAEDLEITFSKELGLGEEQREKEDERVYEGAEPNLMALTSKATAATHLLKSDKPGDDAKGAKCRQLIPEEAVFPVLGSDSSLPPWPIGGLEGPVCMVKMGRRYGLGQSHLEVVGVLTSYESDFLKVVRRSSWNQGQLETFGICPAGETHSALLSLKHISAHLADPGENRFLVLHLEEVKWDAETKLRFKLAFQEDVGRSLGELQSALLVFYPGSRERKGSKAREKLLAAGEGLHQKQALCLSRDTRYLLLGASVMSAIRSHRQLSFDVSLAIRRPGDGGSLLPPLEAQQLLFGADEKCFTRMTPALLLLVKPRCEEDAPSRSSFLSVGGVLETVPYPQPSSPTGGKAEEPASNAAAGQADASSPAPDSHDQFLGSLTRFVSRVLSPSGEPPAASGLHHWLDFKTMEMLPHQLLNLSEQAALERLVQSDEPLVLLFPQNSQALLEQQFGHWRLEGSLLQLLLEKFQAVIQELREIPAFQANTDLFQHLLAFCYYPLGSGSSDPRELPRGHRKLHTLLLLKALQTVRAHWQEKRKVSRQNRSAGPQACCRLQELTVDLHYEKFIIVPKRYIANNCEGPCRFPLSTRIPDYSSHTVLLMGMQERGAPLRRSPCCVPVKYSDKEIIRITTEGIQVTMFPNMVAEECGCR, encoded by the exons ATGAGGCCCGTGCTTGGAGTGGCTTTGctgtgcctgctgctgctcctcccctcGGCTGCTCTGCCTAGAGAAGGAGGCGTTGGGGGAGGACTTTCACCTGCGGAAGACCTGGAAATAACCTTTTCAAAGGAGTTGGGACTTggagaggagcagagagaaaaggaagacGAGCGCGTATATGAAGGAGCAGAACCCAACTTAATGGCATTAACGTCCAAGGCCACAGCTGCTACTCATCTTCTGAAGAGTGACAAGCCAGGAGATGATGCCAAAGGAGCAAAATGCCGTCAGCTCATCCCTGAGGAGGCAGTTTTCCCAGTTCTAGGGTCAGATTCCAGCCTGCCCCCTTGGCCCATCGGTGGGCTGGAAGGGCCAGTGTGCATGGTGAAAATGGGCAGGAGGTACGGCTTGGGACAGAGTCACTTGGAAGTCGTGGGGGTCCTTACCAGCTACGAAAGTGATTTCCTCAAGGTGGTGAGACGTTCAAGCTGGAATCAAGGCCAGTTGGAGACCTTTGGGATCTGTCCTGCTGGGGAGACCCATTCTGCTCTCCTGTCTCTGAAACACATCAGTGCTCACTTGGCTGACCCAGGGGAGAACAGGTTCCTTGTGCTGCATCTTGAAGAAG TGAAGTGGGATGCTGAGACAAAGCTCAGGTTTAAGCTGGCTTTTCAAGAGGACGTGGGGCGGTCACTTGGAGAGCTCCAGTCTGCCTTGCTGGTGTTTTATCCTGGAAGCAGGGAAAGGAAGGGCAGCAAAGCAAGAGAAAAGCTCCTGGCAGCAGGAGAAGGGCTGCACCAGAAGCAG GCTCTCTGCCTCTCCAGGGACACCCGGTACCTGCTGCTCGGGGCCTCGGTGATGTCTGCCATCCGTTCACACAGGCAGCTCAGCTTCGACGTTTCCTTGGCAATCCGGCGTCCTGGTGACGGAG gctccctcctgccccccctggAGGCCCAGCAACTGCTCTTCGGTGCAGACGAGAAGTGTTTCACCAGGATGACCCCAGCCTTGCTCTTGCTGGTGAAGCCGCGATGCGAGGAAGACGCCCCGTCCCGCTCTTCCTTCCTCTCCGTGGGCGGTGTGCTGGAGACGGTCCCTTACCCGCAGCCCAG CTCGCCCACTGGTGGCAAGGCCGAGGAGCCGGCCTCTAatgcagctgctggccaggccgATGCTTCATCCCCAGCGCCCGACAGCCACGACCAGTTCCTGGGCAGCCTGACCAGGTTTGTCAGCAGGGTCCTGAGCCCCTCAGGGGAGCCGCCTGCTGCCTCCGGCCTCCACCACTGGCTGGACTTCAAGACGATGGAGATGCTTCCTCACCAGCTGCTCAACCTGTCGGAGCAGGCAGCCCTGGAGCGGCTGGTGCAGTCGGACGAGCCCCTGGTGCTCCTGTTCCCCCAGAACAGCCAGGCCCTGCTGGAGCAGCAGTTCGGGCACTGGCGGTTGGAGGGcagcctgctgcagctgctgctggagaagtTCCAGGCTGTCatccaggagctgagggagatCCCAGCCTTTCAAGCCAACACTGACCTCTTCCAGCATCTCCTGGCCTTCTGCTATTACCCCCTGGGGTCGGGCAGCAGCGACCCCAGGGAGCTGCCCCGTGGCCACCGGAAGCTGCACACACTGCTGCTGCTCAAAGCCCTGCAGACGGTTCGCGCCCActggcaggagaagaggaaggtgtcCCGGCAGAACCGCAGCGCTGGGCCCCAGGCCTGCTGCCGGCTGCAGGAGCTGACAGTCGACCTCCACTACGAGAAGTTCATCATCGTCCCCAAGAGATACATTGCCAACAACTGCGAGGGCCCCTGCCGGTTCCCGCTCTCCACCCGCATCCCCGACTACTCCTCCCACACGGTGCTGCTGATGGGCATGCAGGAACGGGGCGCGCCCCTCCGGCGCAGCCCCTGCTGCGTGCCAGTCAAATACTCCGACAAGGAGATCATCAGAATCACCACGGAGGGCATTCAGGTCACGATGTTCCCCAACATGGTGGCAGAGGAGTGTGGCTGTCGGTAG
- the PLEKHJ1 gene encoding pleckstrin homology domain-containing family J member 1 has translation MRYSERELLSLSRQPAEKAAEILMRVPKKGSVLKKRLVKLVVNFLFYFRTDEAEPIGALLLEHCRITKEEENVFSISFIEEPDRKYSFECDTEEQCQEWIEALRRASYEFMRRSLIFYRNEIQKMTGKDPLEQYGISEEARFQLGTRKL, from the exons ATGCGCTACAGCGAGCGGGAGCTGCTGTCCCTGTCCCGGCAGCCGGCGGAGAAGGCGGCGGAGATCCTGATGCGGGTGCCCAAGAAGGGGAGCG TGCTGAAGAAACGCCTCGTGAAGCTTGTTGTCAACTTTCTCTTCTACTTCCGAACAGATGAAGCAGAG CCAATTGGAGCTTTGCTGCTAGAACACTGTAGAATCACCAAAGAAGAGGAGAATGTCTTTTCAATCA GCTTCATTGAGGAGCCAGACAGGAAATACTCCTTTGAATGTGACACTGAGGAGCAATGCCAGGAGTGGATTGAGGCTCTCCGAAGAGCCAG CTACGAGTTCATGAGACGAAGTTTGATTTTCTATCGGAATGAGATTCAGAAGATGACAGGGAAG GACCCCCTGGAGCAGTACGGAATCTCCGAGGAAGCCCGATTCCAGCTGGGAACACGCAAGCTGTAA